Proteins found in one Mucilaginibacter gracilis genomic segment:
- a CDS encoding RNA polymerase sigma factor: MPPEKELLIALKAGDESAFKAVFDLYFKRMFAFCYKMLKNREQAEEVVNDTFLSVWTNRHKLNIEFPIAPYLYTINRRLTLNALRQIATSQKAINELWLTIEKISNDTEESILLNDLQRFTDEALQILSPQQQIVFKMSRYEHLNYDEIAEKLNLSRNTVKNHLIAALKTLRNYFSQSDLNFFILISAIVLKK; the protein is encoded by the coding sequence ATGCCACCTGAAAAAGAATTATTGATCGCGTTGAAAGCAGGTGACGAAAGCGCTTTCAAGGCTGTATTTGATCTTTATTTTAAAAGGATGTTTGCTTTTTGTTATAAGATGCTTAAAAACAGGGAGCAAGCCGAAGAGGTGGTTAATGATACTTTTTTAAGTGTCTGGACAAACAGGCACAAACTTAATATTGAATTTCCCATAGCTCCATACCTATATACCATAAACCGCCGGTTAACACTTAACGCGCTCAGGCAAATAGCTACAAGCCAAAAAGCGATCAATGAATTGTGGCTTACTATTGAAAAAATCAGCAACGACACGGAAGAATCGATATTATTGAATGATCTGCAACGATTTACCGATGAGGCACTACAGATTTTGTCGCCTCAGCAACAAATCGTTTTTAAAATGAGTCGTTATGAACATTTAAATTATGATGAAATAGCCGAAAAATTGAATTTATCCCGAAATACGGTTAAAAATCACCTAATCGCGGCACTAAAAACCCTCAGAAATTATTTTAGTCAATCAGATTTGAATTTTTTTATATTGATTTCGGCAATTGTGTTAAAAAAGTAA
- a CDS encoding DUF4007 family protein has protein sequence MWLLHYSAIKNEKLYLFNTFFNEFTKERSEFAKDHLINFMKRKTEAEEVRLFIDKTYEADANVFLRTYLRSNDGKVDP, from the coding sequence TTGTGGCTACTGCATTATTCGGCTATTAAAAATGAAAAATTGTATTTGTTCAACACGTTTTTTAACGAGTTTACCAAAGAACGGAGCGAGTTTGCGAAAGACCACCTGATCAACTTCATGAAACGGAAAACTGAAGCGGAAGAGGTCAGGCTTTTCATTGATAAGACTTACGAGGCAGATGCGAATGTGTTTTTAAGGACTTATTTACGCTCGAATGACGGCAAGGTGGACCCCTGA
- a CDS encoding winged helix-turn-helix transcriptional regulator, which yields MYVKKIAPSLNCGLDLIGEVLYGKWKIRILWFIHEGHLRPSELQRKIPDARRRVLNVQLKELEDHELVTRTIYPVMPPKVEYHLTDFGKTLIPLIRSIGLWGDEHQERLRRVILKQNEMLSLETEISE from the coding sequence ATGTACGTAAAAAAAATTGCCCCGTCTCTCAATTGCGGCCTTGACCTGATTGGTGAAGTGCTGTATGGCAAATGGAAGATCCGTATCCTTTGGTTCATTCATGAAGGCCACTTACGGCCAAGTGAATTGCAACGGAAGATACCGGACGCAAGACGGCGGGTGCTTAATGTACAACTGAAAGAGCTTGAAGATCATGAGTTGGTGACCAGGACGATCTATCCCGTTATGCCGCCAAAAGTAGAATATCATCTTACTGACTTTGGCAAAACACTTATCCCGTTGATCCGTTCCATCGGCCTTTGGGGCGACGAACATCAGGAGCGACTACGAAGAGTCATTTTAAAACAAAATGAAATGCTCTCACTCGAAACGGAGATTTCTGAGTAA
- a CDS encoding SDR family oxidoreductase — MKEQMNYNNELSGRIALVTGGTKGAGKAIAERLLQAGATVIITARNAPEKENSSVHFIPADLSNAEDAKKVISEVLSTHGRLDILVNNLGASTTPAGGFSVLNDDDWISTLQANLLAPVRLDRGFLPQMIERKGGVIIHIASIQGILPLYDSTLPYAASKAGLINYSKSLSNEVTPKGVRVLAVSPGWINTSASKAFLGEIARNANSTVEEAQQSVMDALGGIPYGRPAHPEEVAELVGFLVSPRANYLTGTNFVIDGGTLPTI, encoded by the coding sequence ATGAAAGAGCAAATGAATTACAACAATGAATTATCCGGAAGGATCGCCCTGGTAACAGGTGGTACCAAAGGCGCCGGAAAAGCGATCGCAGAAAGGCTGTTGCAAGCTGGTGCAACTGTAATTATAACTGCGAGGAATGCCCCTGAAAAAGAAAACAGCAGCGTGCATTTTATTCCTGCCGATCTAAGTAATGCAGAGGATGCGAAGAAAGTGATCAGCGAAGTGCTGTCAACCCATGGGAGGCTGGATATCCTGGTAAACAACCTTGGTGCTTCTACGACACCAGCAGGTGGTTTTTCAGTATTGAATGATGACGATTGGATATCGACCCTCCAAGCTAATTTATTGGCTCCTGTCAGGCTTGACAGGGGATTTTTACCACAAATGATCGAGCGGAAAGGCGGTGTTATTATTCACATCGCTTCTATACAGGGCATATTGCCTCTATACGATTCTACCTTGCCGTATGCAGCTTCAAAAGCAGGATTGATCAATTACAGTAAAAGTTTATCTAATGAAGTTACACCAAAAGGTGTCCGTGTGCTAGCGGTTTCGCCAGGTTGGATAAATACATCAGCATCGAAAGCCTTTTTAGGCGAGATCGCGAGAAATGCTAATAGTACTGTAGAAGAAGCTCAGCAAAGCGTTATGGATGCATTGGGTGGCATACCTTACGGCAGGCCGGCCCACCCGGAAGAAGTAGCCGAGCTGGTCGGCTTTTTGGTTTCACCAAGAGCCAATTACTTAACCGGAACAAATTTCGTTATTGACGGCGGAACATTACCAACAATCTAA
- a CDS encoding nuclear transport factor 2 family protein, whose translation MELPQVVERFIETQQIYDSKAFTECFTETAIVHDEGKTHTGREEIHQWIEHAMEAYKSQLKPLQYEESGSKGMLTAKVSGTFPGSPIVLKFHLGLKDGLIDSLNVTE comes from the coding sequence ATGGAATTACCACAAGTAGTAGAGCGCTTCATAGAAACGCAGCAGATTTACGACAGCAAGGCTTTCACGGAATGCTTCACCGAAACAGCCATCGTTCATGACGAAGGCAAGACTCACACCGGCAGAGAAGAAATTCACCAGTGGATCGAACATGCAATGGAGGCATATAAATCTCAGCTGAAACCGCTTCAATACGAAGAGTCGGGTTCAAAGGGCATGTTAACCGCAAAGGTTTCAGGCACATTTCCAGGAAGTCCTATCGTGCTGAAATTTCATTTAGGCCTAAAGGACGGTCTTATCGATTCGTTGAACGTAACAGAATAA
- a CDS encoding toll/interleukin-1 receptor domain-containing protein — translation MARAFISYSHADEKIKEKLHTHLAILRREGKIDAWQDQEILVGTNLNQTISLALSSSELFIAIVSPDYLNSNYCYEKEFQQALELQAAGKMIIVPIIAEHCDWLNSPFREMKAVPKDGKPISDWTNDNAAYLNIISELRRLLDALKAPIKITATSESATLPSKNYKVKKDFTQVDVVNFRRDSFNGIKKFFVESIDEINTVDNIQAMLLTEDKDSFSCLISNRAKVNSNGYITVFMPNESMFGRADISYTLAERRQQNSIQMDNIFMIENDQYQLYWSAKNIYGSSEKKSWTVKEISEKLWNAFIEQVGITFDAD, via the coding sequence ATGGCCAGAGCTTTTATATCCTATAGTCATGCTGACGAAAAGATTAAAGAAAAATTACATACGCATCTTGCAATTTTAAGACGTGAGGGTAAAATTGATGCCTGGCAGGATCAAGAGATATTGGTGGGAACTAATCTTAACCAAACTATTTCATTGGCGTTATCGTCGTCTGAGCTATTTATTGCTATCGTTAGTCCGGATTACCTTAATTCCAATTACTGTTACGAAAAAGAATTTCAACAGGCTTTGGAACTCCAGGCAGCCGGAAAGATGATCATAGTTCCAATTATAGCTGAACATTGTGACTGGTTAAATTCGCCATTTCGTGAAATGAAAGCAGTGCCAAAAGATGGCAAACCAATTAGTGACTGGACAAACGATAACGCTGCTTACTTAAATATTATAAGTGAACTGCGACGATTGCTGGATGCGCTGAAAGCGCCAATTAAAATCACTGCAACGAGTGAATCAGCAACCTTACCTTCTAAAAATTACAAAGTAAAAAAGGATTTTACACAAGTTGATGTTGTTAATTTCAGGAGAGATTCTTTTAATGGGATAAAAAAGTTCTTCGTAGAATCTATTGATGAGATCAACACCGTTGATAACATACAAGCAATGCTGTTAACCGAAGATAAGGACAGTTTTAGCTGCTTGATATCGAATAGAGCAAAAGTAAACAGTAACGGATATATCACAGTATTTATGCCGAACGAATCCATGTTCGGAAGAGCCGATATCTCATATACACTCGCTGAACGTCGCCAGCAGAATTCCATTCAAATGGATAATATATTTATGATTGAAAATGACCAATATCAGCTTTATTGGTCTGCAAAAAATATCTATGGCTCAAGTGAAAAAAAGTCATGGACAGTAAAGGAAATTTCTGAAAAGCTCTGGAACGCATTTATTGAACAGGTTGGAATCACATTTGATGCAGATTAA
- a CDS encoding helix-turn-helix domain-containing protein, which yields MMNKENKTTSRTPVLDALMDEIDPLEAKRTEDRMLIAVRIGELIKERGWNKSSFAVRVEQQPSVISKWLSGIHNFTLDTLTQICVVLEVPLAELFREKPQELVFRSNFAVTGLAGTAYSRIYYGGGPTAIYPGLISTDPTYIHLEGVSDPDDWADYIRQTDNAQGMLVVPHHGSKNWQTLGTTYWVGNANDLRPKNKKDVDEDRNYALKA from the coding sequence ATGATGAATAAAGAAAATAAAACGACTAGCCGGACACCGGTACTCGATGCCTTAATGGACGAGATCGATCCGCTTGAAGCGAAAAGAACGGAAGATAGAATGCTGATTGCAGTCCGTATCGGTGAATTAATCAAAGAGCGCGGCTGGAACAAATCCTCATTTGCCGTTCGCGTGGAACAGCAACCCTCAGTTATTAGCAAGTGGTTGAGCGGTATTCATAATTTTACTTTGGACACGTTAACTCAAATCTGCGTCGTGCTTGAGGTGCCCTTGGCAGAACTGTTTAGGGAAAAACCACAGGAACTTGTCTTTCGGTCGAATTTTGCTGTGACAGGGCTGGCGGGAACAGCCTATTCGAGGATATATTACGGTGGCGGACCGACGGCGATTTATCCTGGTCTTATTTCCACTGACCCCACTTATATTCATTTGGAGGGAGTAAGCGATCCTGATGACTGGGCAGATTATATCAGACAGACTGATAATGCTCAGGGAATGCTGGTCGTTCCCCACCATGGCAGCAAGAATTGGCAAACCTTAGGAACAACCTATTGGGTCGGAAACGCCAATGATTTGCGTCCAAAGAACAAAAAAGATGTTGACGAAGACAGGAATTACGCATTAAAAGCTTAA
- a CDS encoding SDR family NAD(P)-dependent oxidoreductase → MKNQKVWYVTGASKGLGLNLVKLLLSNGNKVAATSRNSSAFDKLVAAYPDNLLPLAVDITRDESVKQSISQTIGNFGKLDVVVNNAGYSLVGSIEELSDQEFRETIDVNLFGTVNTIRAAMPHFRKQGSGHFINISSNAGYIGFATAGSYNAAKFAVVGISEALAEESKAFGIKVTVVAPGQFRTSFMDSLAFAENKIAVYKLVEAEKMWREYSGTQRGDPAKLAQVLMDLANHPNPPLHLLAGPDTYQLVTEHREKEKQEFAAWKDITLSTDFDQ, encoded by the coding sequence ATGAAGAATCAAAAAGTATGGTACGTAACCGGTGCGTCTAAAGGATTAGGCCTTAACCTGGTAAAATTACTTTTATCTAACGGCAATAAAGTAGCTGCCACCTCAAGGAATAGTAGTGCTTTTGATAAACTTGTGGCAGCATACCCGGATAATTTATTGCCCTTGGCAGTAGATATTACCAGGGATGAAAGCGTAAAACAAAGCATTAGCCAAACAATTGGTAATTTTGGTAAGCTGGATGTAGTTGTAAATAATGCAGGCTATTCCCTGGTAGGCAGCATAGAAGAATTGAGTGATCAGGAATTTAGGGAAACAATTGATGTAAATTTATTTGGAACTGTTAATACGATTAGAGCGGCCATGCCGCATTTCAGGAAGCAGGGTTCAGGGCATTTTATTAATATATCCTCTAATGCCGGCTATATCGGCTTTGCTACCGCCGGTAGTTATAATGCTGCAAAGTTTGCCGTGGTAGGAATTTCCGAAGCGCTGGCGGAAGAAAGCAAAGCATTTGGGATTAAGGTAACCGTTGTTGCTCCGGGGCAGTTCAGAACCAGTTTTATGGATTCTCTGGCTTTTGCTGAAAATAAAATTGCTGTTTACAAATTGGTCGAGGCGGAAAAAATGTGGCGGGAATATAGCGGCACGCAAAGAGGCGACCCAGCGAAATTGGCACAGGTGTTGATGGATCTGGCTAACCATCCAAATCCTCCCCTTCATCTGCTGGCAGGGCCGGATACCTATCAACTGGTTACTGAACACCGTGAAAAAGAAAAGCAGGAATTTGCGGCCTGGAAAGATATAACCTTGTCAACAGATTTCGATCAATAA
- a CDS encoding helix-turn-helix domain-containing protein: MNRQTNPPYRFQSISELHRVLELTKPKHPLISVIDFEKIKCYSEEKLRSVSYNFYCIAIKKKFEGKMKYGQNYYDFDEGLMTFFAPGQVVTTDINYDRILSGWWLVVHPDFIQHTSLAKKIAGYVFFSYAVYEALHLAEEEEVMLEDIIKKIAIESASPADRFSQDVIISYLELFLNYCNRFYNRQFITRKQAGNDVLSRLEELLNEHFTETGEKGLPTVQYLAGELNLSPKYLSDMLKAVTGRNTQQHIHDKLIEKAKNFLSTTSLSVAEIAYRLGFEHPQSLHKLFRARVDESPLEFRQRFN, from the coding sequence ATGAATAGACAAACAAATCCGCCATATAGGTTTCAATCTATATCTGAACTTCATCGTGTACTGGAATTGACCAAACCAAAACATCCTTTGATAAGCGTTATAGATTTTGAAAAGATAAAGTGCTATTCTGAAGAAAAGCTTCGAAGTGTTTCGTATAACTTCTACTGTATCGCTATCAAAAAAAAATTTGAAGGCAAAATGAAATATGGACAAAATTATTATGATTTTGATGAAGGGTTGATGACTTTTTTTGCCCCCGGCCAGGTAGTGACTACGGATATCAATTATGATAGAATTTTATCCGGCTGGTGGCTGGTAGTTCATCCTGATTTTATTCAGCATACATCTCTTGCCAAAAAAATAGCAGGGTATGTTTTTTTTTCTTATGCAGTATATGAAGCACTGCACCTGGCAGAAGAGGAGGAGGTGATGCTGGAAGATATCATTAAAAAAATTGCAATTGAATCTGCTTCTCCGGCGGATCGGTTTAGTCAGGATGTCATCATATCTTACCTGGAGCTGTTTCTGAATTACTGTAACCGTTTTTATAACCGGCAATTTATAACGCGGAAACAAGCCGGTAATGATGTGTTGAGCAGATTGGAAGAATTGCTTAATGAGCACTTCACAGAAACCGGCGAAAAAGGTTTACCTACAGTACAATACCTGGCCGGGGAACTTAACCTGTCGCCCAAATATTTAAGCGATATGCTTAAAGCTGTTACAGGCCGTAACACCCAACAACATATTCATGACAAACTGATCGAAAAAGCCAAAAACTTTCTATCAACCACTTCTTTATCAGTTGCCGAAATCGCCTACCGGTTGGGATTTGAGCATCCGCAATCACTTCATAAACTCTTTCGGGCCAGAGTCGATGAATCTCCACTTGAATTCAGGCAGCGCTTTAATTAA
- a CDS encoding nucleotidyl transferase AbiEii/AbiGii toxin family protein: MIGWLKLTDAQRKTSIDQASLASGIGTKAIEKDWWVTLTLKALFATEYADSLIFKGGTSLSKCWKLIERFSEDIDIALDPKVVGMEYADNPSRGYLGNLKKRGCKFTSTLLKDALEQQFQKIGIPEGTLTIIPEDVEPTMTDKDPQTLFVRYISLYDPNPYLADEVKIEVGIRSKLEPYSKVAIHSILNEVYPNEAYSEEPILVQSVEPHKTFLQKAFLLHEEFKKPDPAKIRTGRMSRHFYDLERMMDSATGKKALESKELYLNIIAHREKYNTMKGLDYATLQTQTIDFTPPDDLMAAYQSDYATMREQMIYGDSLEPVQLFDRIKELLERFRGIHF; encoded by the coding sequence ATGATAGGTTGGTTAAAATTGACGGACGCCCAGCGTAAAACGAGTATTGACCAGGCTTCACTGGCCAGCGGAATAGGCACAAAGGCCATTGAAAAAGACTGGTGGGTAACGCTGACCCTAAAAGCATTATTTGCTACAGAATACGCCGATTCCCTTATATTCAAAGGGGGCACATCATTGAGTAAGTGCTGGAAGCTGATAGAGCGCTTTTCCGAAGACATTGATATCGCGCTTGATCCCAAAGTTGTCGGTATGGAATATGCTGACAACCCAAGTCGGGGCTACCTGGGTAACTTAAAAAAGCGTGGCTGTAAGTTTACAAGCACACTGCTTAAAGATGCGCTGGAGCAACAATTCCAGAAAATCGGTATTCCGGAAGGCACTTTGACGATCATACCGGAAGATGTGGAGCCTACAATGACTGATAAAGATCCTCAGACTTTGTTTGTAAGATACATCTCTTTGTATGATCCCAATCCTTACCTCGCTGATGAGGTCAAAATAGAAGTGGGTATCAGATCAAAACTTGAACCGTATTCCAAAGTAGCGATTCATTCTATACTAAACGAAGTATACCCTAATGAGGCCTATTCTGAAGAGCCAATCCTGGTGCAATCTGTGGAGCCTCATAAAACATTTTTACAGAAGGCCTTTCTTTTACATGAGGAGTTTAAAAAGCCCGATCCCGCTAAGATCAGAACCGGTCGTATGTCCCGTCATTTCTATGATCTGGAAAGAATGATGGATAGCGCGACCGGTAAAAAGGCGTTGGAATCAAAAGAGCTGTACCTGAACATCATAGCGCACCGAGAAAAATATAATACGATGAAAGGCTTAGATTATGCAACCCTGCAGACACAAACGATAGATTTTACGCCACCTGATGATCTGATGGCGGCATATCAAAGCGACTATGCAACAATGAGGGAGCAAATGATCTACGGTGATTCATTAGAGCCGGTTCAATTATTTGATCGGATCAAAGAATTACTGGAAAGGTTCAGGGGAATACACTTCTAA
- a CDS encoding DUF6088 family protein, with amino-acid sequence MSSASVQIEQEIKHKRKGDLIFPTDFRGIGTEGAIKMALTRLNKEGIIQRLGHGIYLLPKTDPVFGKISPAPEEIANAIAKRDKIKIKPAGAYALHKLGLTTQVPTKLVYLTNGPSKEIKIGKTTIKFKATTQKKLAMQGKYSSLIVQALGELGVENIDTNTEKRLKELLLLEDPKILKEDLKLATGKINDYLIKLI; translated from the coding sequence ATGAGCAGTGCATCCGTACAAATTGAGCAGGAGATCAAACACAAACGTAAAGGTGATCTGATCTTTCCAACGGACTTTAGGGGCATCGGAACTGAAGGTGCCATAAAAATGGCCTTAACGAGGCTAAACAAAGAGGGTATTATTCAGCGTTTGGGGCATGGAATTTATTTACTTCCTAAAACCGATCCGGTTTTCGGGAAGATCTCTCCAGCGCCGGAGGAGATCGCAAATGCTATCGCAAAAAGGGACAAAATAAAGATCAAACCAGCCGGGGCCTATGCTTTACATAAACTGGGCTTAACCACGCAGGTGCCAACCAAGTTGGTTTATTTGACCAACGGCCCCTCGAAGGAGATCAAGATAGGGAAGACAACGATCAAGTTCAAAGCGACTACTCAAAAAAAGCTGGCTATGCAGGGTAAATATAGTAGCCTTATTGTTCAGGCGCTTGGAGAGTTAGGCGTTGAAAATATCGACACCAATACGGAAAAAAGATTGAAAGAATTGCTTTTGCTTGAAGATCCTAAAATACTCAAAGAAGATTTGAAATTAGCTACGGGCAAAATAAATGATTACTTGATCAAATTAATATAA
- a CDS encoding nucleoside triphosphate pyrophosphohydrolase family protein codes for MSDMKLSELIKRSRQIRNRYHELELMHHGSEWTVEEDALAFLTDAGLVGRLTMSQQGRWPKSNTTPELEHKLGECVWWLTVLADRMNIDIADALELFLSKTEALLKE; via the coding sequence ATGAGCGATATGAAATTGAGTGAATTGATCAAGAGATCAAGACAAATAAGAAACCGGTACCATGAATTGGAACTGATGCATCATGGCAGCGAGTGGACAGTAGAGGAAGACGCATTGGCTTTTTTGACTGATGCGGGTCTGGTAGGCAGACTGACGATGTCGCAGCAAGGACGCTGGCCCAAAAGCAATACCACACCCGAACTGGAACACAAACTGGGTGAATGTGTCTGGTGGCTGACTGTCCTGGCTGACCGGATGAATATAGATATAGCAGATGCACTGGAATTGTTCTTGTCGAAAACAGAAGCACTCCTCAAGGAATAG
- a CDS encoding nuclear transport factor 2 family protein codes for MSETAIMKFIAAANRYDTQAVLDLFSADAVIDDVSVGEKFRQQAGIRKYFTTYFIGYHTKTQLLALEQSGDNSTLAKIDFTGDFGHETGGLNFRFNEAGLILHIDAYLD; via the coding sequence ATGAGCGAAACAGCCATCATGAAATTCATTGCAGCGGCTAACCGCTATGACACCCAGGCAGTTCTTGATCTTTTTTCTGCAGATGCAGTGATAGACGACGTGTCTGTGGGGGAAAAATTCCGGCAGCAAGCCGGAATTAGAAAATATTTCACAACGTATTTTATTGGTTATCATACCAAGACTCAATTACTGGCTCTGGAACAAAGTGGCGATAACAGTACCCTCGCCAAAATTGATTTTACCGGTGACTTTGGCCATGAAACAGGCGGCCTGAACTTCAGGTTTAATGAGGCGGGGCTGATCTTGCATATTGATGCTTACCTGGATTAA
- a CDS encoding helix-turn-helix domain-containing protein — MKNVSKQPVIFDSISALHRALGLPKPLHPLISLVDYSNITVDTAELEKGMLFNFYKISYKKNFSGKVKYGQSHYDFDEGGLSFISPNQVITALEGEADYGGYTLLIHPDFIRTYPLGKSIKNYGFFSYAVTEALYLSDKEKQVIIGLFKNIETELDSPIDQISQDVLVSQVELLLNYSKRYYNRQFVTRKTASSELLTRFESLLAEYFDTGKPLTDGLPAVDDLAAALNVSAHYLSDMLRTLTGQNTQQHIHSKLIEKAKQLLSAGELSVAEIAYQLGFEYPQSFNRLFKTKTKFSPLDFRQSLN, encoded by the coding sequence ATGAAGAACGTAAGTAAACAGCCGGTCATCTTTGATTCGATCTCAGCATTACACCGGGCGCTGGGCCTGCCCAAACCCCTGCACCCGCTGATCAGCCTGGTAGATTATAGTAATATCACCGTAGATACTGCCGAACTGGAAAAAGGAATGTTGTTCAATTTTTATAAGATCTCTTATAAAAAGAACTTTAGCGGCAAGGTTAAATACGGCCAAAGCCATTATGATTTTGATGAGGGCGGCTTGTCCTTTATTTCACCTAACCAGGTGATCACGGCCCTGGAAGGAGAAGCGGATTATGGTGGCTACACACTGCTGATCCACCCTGATTTTATCAGGACATACCCTTTAGGAAAAAGCATCAAAAACTACGGTTTCTTTTCATATGCCGTAACCGAAGCATTATACCTCTCGGACAAGGAAAAGCAAGTCATCATCGGTTTGTTCAAAAATATCGAAACGGAACTGGATTCGCCGATAGATCAGATCAGTCAGGATGTATTGGTTTCACAAGTGGAGCTGTTGCTGAACTACAGCAAACGTTATTATAACCGTCAATTCGTTACCCGAAAAACGGCAAGCAGCGAATTGCTCACCCGTTTTGAAAGCTTGCTCGCTGAATATTTTGATACAGGTAAGCCATTGACCGATGGCCTGCCCGCGGTGGATGATCTGGCCGCAGCGCTTAACGTATCAGCTCACTATTTAAGCGATATGCTCCGTACGCTGACGGGGCAAAATACGCAACAGCATATCCATTCGAAACTGATCGAAAAGGCCAAGCAACTGTTAAGCGCAGGCGAATTGTCTGTGGCAGAGATTGCCTACCAACTGGGTTTTGAATATCCTCAATCCTTTAACCGGCTCTTTAAAACCAAAACCAAATTCTCACCGCTTGACTTCAGGCAATCTTTAAATTGA
- a CDS encoding SDR family oxidoreductase, translated as MKTILITGASTGLGKATAKLFQTKGWKVIATMRSPEKETGLNELSNITLLPLDVTNSEQVQQTVKAALELGDIDVVFNNAGYGLIGPIESHTEQQIRAQFDTNFFGTLSVIRAFIPYFRGRNKGLFINTTSLCGLVSNPQSAIYNASKWALQGLAESLSYDLAQFNIGIKNVAPGGIKSDFTKAMQVTEDKAYEATMAKMMEGFKDGTLMEFTEAEQIADVVYTAATDELDQLTYPAGNDAVRLYAKRLAEGPEAYRIGLTKYLNLQSPYPQA; from the coding sequence ATGAAAACTATTTTGATCACCGGCGCATCGACCGGGTTAGGCAAAGCAACCGCTAAATTATTTCAGACTAAAGGCTGGAAAGTGATCGCCACTATGCGCTCACCTGAAAAGGAAACCGGGCTTAATGAATTAAGCAATATTACGCTGTTGCCATTGGATGTCACCAATAGCGAACAAGTACAGCAAACCGTAAAAGCCGCACTAGAACTGGGCGATATCGATGTGGTATTTAATAATGCAGGTTATGGTTTGATCGGGCCAATTGAATCACATACGGAGCAACAAATAAGGGCGCAATTCGATACCAATTTTTTCGGTACACTATCGGTGATAAGGGCTTTTATCCCTTATTTTCGGGGACGGAACAAAGGTTTGTTCATCAACACCACATCCCTCTGCGGGCTGGTGTCCAACCCGCAGTCTGCGATCTACAATGCTTCGAAGTGGGCTTTACAGGGATTGGCCGAAAGTCTTTCCTATGACCTGGCCCAATTTAACATCGGCATTAAGAATGTAGCCCCTGGTGGTATTAAAAGTGATTTTACCAAAGCCATGCAAGTGACAGAAGACAAAGCCTATGAAGCCACCATGGCAAAAATGATGGAAGGGTTTAAGGATGGTACGTTGATGGAATTTACCGAAGCAGAGCAAATTGCCGATGTAGTTTATACGGCAGCCACCGATGAGCTAGACCAATTGACTTACCCTGCCGGTAATGATGCGGTGCGCCTTTATGCCAAACGGCTGGCTGAAGGACCGGAAGCTTACCGCATCGGGTTAACAAAATACCTTAACTTGCAGAGCCCATATCCTCAAGCATGA
- a CDS encoding helix-turn-helix domain-containing protein, producing MSSFAKLVGRSLSTFKRDFTRLFETTPEKWLQQKRLEQAHYLVARKNLRPSEMHLEVGFENLSLISFAFR from the coding sequence CTGTCATCGTTTGCCAAGCTCGTCGGACGCAGCCTTTCCACCTTCAAAAGGGATTTTACCAGGCTATTTGAAACGACACCCGAAAAGTGGTTACAACAAAAGCGCTTGGAGCAGGCCCACTATTTAGTAGCCAGGAAAAACCTACGCCCTTCAGAAATGCATCTTGAAGTAGGTTTTGAAAATCTATCCCTTATTTCCTTTGCGTTTAGATAA